AGGCTGGTCCAAGCCCTGGAGCGGCGGCAACGGGGGAAACTGCGTCGAGGCCATGAAGCTGGCCGACGGCCGGGTCGCCGTACGCCAGTCCGCGGACCCCGAGGGCCCCGCCCTGATCTACTCCAACCGTGAGATCGCCGCGTTCATCCAGGGCGCCAAGGCAGGTCAGGCCGACTTCCTTCTCACCTGATGGACCGGCACATATCCTCTCCCCACAAGCTGTTCGCTGTGATCGCCGACCTACGAACCCAACGGAGCGCGATATGACCGGGCAAGAACCACAGGCGAGCCATGTCATCGAGATCGACACCAGCAAGCCGCACCCCGCGCGGATGTACGACTGGTTCCTCGGTGGCAAGGACAACTACCCGGTCGACGAACAGATGGCCCGGCAGTTGCTGGCCTTGGACTCCCGGGGACGCGACATGGCCCGGGTGAACCGCGCCTTCATGCACCGTGCCACCCGCTATCTCGCCGAGAACGGGGTGCGCCAGTTCCTCGACATCGGCACCGGCATACCCACCGAGCCCAACCTCCACCAGATCGCCCAGCGGGCGGCCCCGGACGCGCGCATCGTCTACTGCGACAACGACCCGATCGTCCTCGCGCACGCCGCGGCGCTGCTGCGCTCCACGCCGGAGGGCGCCACCGAGTACATCCAGGTGGACGCGCGCGAGCCCGCGACGATCCTGGAACAGGCCGGCAAGGTCCTCGACTTCAGCAAGCCGATCGCGCTGTCGCTGCTGGCCCTGCTGCACTTCCTGGACGACGAGGACGGCGCCGCCGAACTGGTCGGCCGGCTCGTCGAGCAGCTCCCCTCCGGCAGTTACCTGGTGCTCTCGCACACCACGGGCGACTTCAACCCGGAGGGCGCGGCCCAGGCCCGCGCCATGTACAAGGCCAAGGGCATGACGCTCCGGCCGCGCTCCCACGCCGAACTCTCCGCGTTCTTCGAGGGCCTGGAGCTCGTCGAGCCCGGTGTCTCGCTCTCCGCGGACTGGCGTCCCGAGCTCGGCGAGGTCATCGACGTCCCGGGCGACGAGCCGATTCCCGGATACGCGGGCGTCGCCCGCAAGCCCTGACCACGCGTCACTGGCGGCTGACGGACCGGGTGATGCCGGCGGCGATCGTCGTCGCGAGCAGCCACCCGGTCACGATCAGCAGGTACGACAGCCACTGGTACCAGCCCATCGGGTTGTACGCCTTCTCCTGGCCGAAGTCGACGATGGGCAGCAGCAGGTCCAGCGTGTAGACCACCGGGCTGAACGGCGGCGCCTCGTCCGCCTTCAGCGGGCGCGGATGGTGGGTCGCGTACGCCACCGAACCGGCGAGCAGCAGAGAGAACAGCCAGGCCGCCGCCCGCACCGGCCGGAAGCCGTATCCCACCGTGACGTCCTGGAGATGCCCCCAGACCCTGGCGTACCCCGGCAGTGTCGTGCGGTGTCTGCGCTGCTTGGCGAGCAGCACGGTCCGGGCGGCGTCGTCGTCCCCGATCCGCCGGTACGCCGCCGTCAACTGCTCGTAGGCGTACGGCGTGTAGCCCTCCACCTCGTGTTCGAGCAGCGGCAGCCGCCGTTCGGCGGGGAGACGGGGGAGCAGCGAGGTGTACGTCAGTCCGTCCAGCAGGACCTCCTGCGGCCACACGTCCGGATCGGCGTGGATCAGGTCGAACTGGGAGCGCCGCAGATTCACGCCGCCCTCGATCGGCTCCGCCTCCCGGAGCCACAGCTCGCCGATCGTGCAGCTGCTCGCACGCAGCGCGACCCCGCCCGGGTGGGAGAGCCGTGCGTACGCGAGGTTCAGCTGCCCGGGTATCCGGGCCCCGCGCAGATTGACGCGCCCCCGCACCCGCAGGCGCATGCCGCGTACGTCGGAGCCGACCGTGATGTTCTCCGCCTGAAGGGCCGTCGCACCCGGATTCACCAGCACCGCGTCGTCGAGCTGGATCTGCCCGGTGACCGAGGCCCCGTTGATCCTGACCTCGCCGTGCACCTCCAGCCGCGGCCACCACAGATCGTCCTCGGTGACCGCGTGGTTCAGCTGGAGGACGGGCTCCTCGTTGGGGGCGGTCGTGCCGTCCGCGTTCACCCCGATCCTGGTTCCGTCGAAGAACAGCGCCCGGGTGACACGGGCCGCGCCGAGCCGCACCGGGCCGGGAATCCGGCAGTCGGTCAGCCGCAGCACCCCGTCCACGCGGAGCGTCGCCGCGTCCAGGCCGGGCAGGACCGAGCCGCTCAGATTCAGCTGCCGCACCTGCGACCCGTACAGATTCGGTGCC
The Streptomyces sp. NBC_00234 DNA segment above includes these coding regions:
- a CDS encoding membrane-associated oxidoreductase, which codes for MEITDLTPAELRVRDAFPHGALVDFRTGVGDEDDPEGGADWGAGRTVRAEVLRALLLSGERADGEVAALRVWGARISGSLNVRYAVAECAVLLAGCSFEAAPNLYGSQVRQLNLSGSVLPGLDAATLRVDGVLRLTDCRIPGPVRLGAARVTRALFFDGTRIGVNADGTTAPNEEPVLQLNHAVTEDDLWWPRLEVHGEVRINGASVTGQIQLDDAVLVNPGATALQAENITVGSDVRGMRLRVRGRVNLRGARIPGQLNLAYARLSHPGGVALRASSCTIGELWLREAEPIEGGVNLRRSQFDLIHADPDVWPQEVLLDGLTYTSLLPRLPAERRLPLLEHEVEGYTPYAYEQLTAAYRRIGDDDAARTVLLAKQRRHRTTLPGYARVWGHLQDVTVGYGFRPVRAAAWLFSLLLAGSVAYATHHPRPLKADEAPPFSPVVYTLDLLLPIVDFGQEKAYNPMGWYQWLSYLLIVTGWLLATTIAAGITRSVSRQ
- a CDS encoding SAM-dependent methyltransferase, with protein sequence MTGQEPQASHVIEIDTSKPHPARMYDWFLGGKDNYPVDEQMARQLLALDSRGRDMARVNRAFMHRATRYLAENGVRQFLDIGTGIPTEPNLHQIAQRAAPDARIVYCDNDPIVLAHAAALLRSTPEGATEYIQVDAREPATILEQAGKVLDFSKPIALSLLALLHFLDDEDGAAELVGRLVEQLPSGSYLVLSHTTGDFNPEGAAQARAMYKAKGMTLRPRSHAELSAFFEGLELVEPGVSLSADWRPELGEVIDVPGDEPIPGYAGVARKP
- a CDS encoding DUF397 domain-containing protein produces the protein MSDIYNGMPAADLGSEGWSKPWSGGNGGNCVEAMKLADGRVAVRQSADPEGPALIYSNREIAAFIQGAKAGQADFLLT